In Lentimicrobium sp. L6, the following are encoded in one genomic region:
- a CDS encoding DUF4249 domain-containing protein — translation MMKYYSIQLRNIFGLFLVVFLSSCEEVIDIDLNSSNPVLVAEGVIDNESPAWIRLTYTTDYFETEEARFESTATVTITDNVGHSEILEYISEGLYQGSDLIGAFNDQYTISILNNGIEYKASSKLFPPSEIRSVSFEENENLKPGQDESYTITINFEDDPLTNNYYLFKYWINGDLETNSYYLVDDSYYENTGLIEYSPFRLNFEMDDELRIQLYTIDEDTYDYYSELNDAEGGMMGGSSNPYNPESNFGTEVLGYFAAWSMVEYDTQVE, via the coding sequence ATGATGAAATATTATTCAATACAATTAAGAAATATATTTGGCCTGTTCCTGGTGGTTTTTTTGAGCTCCTGCGAAGAGGTGATAGACATAGACCTGAACTCATCTAATCCCGTTTTAGTTGCAGAAGGTGTGATAGATAATGAATCCCCAGCTTGGATACGACTCACTTATACCACAGATTACTTTGAAACCGAAGAGGCTAGATTTGAGTCTACAGCAACTGTGACTATTACAGATAATGTGGGACATAGTGAAATACTAGAATATATATCTGAGGGTTTATATCAAGGTAGTGATTTAATAGGCGCTTTTAATGATCAGTATACCATTAGCATTTTAAATAATGGGATTGAATATAAAGCCAGCTCCAAGCTTTTCCCACCCAGTGAAATACGGTCTGTTAGTTTTGAGGAAAATGAAAACCTAAAGCCTGGTCAAGATGAATCTTATACCATCACCATAAACTTTGAGGATGATCCTCTAACCAATAATTACTATTTATTTAAATACTGGATTAATGGGGATTTGGAAACCAATAGCTATTATTTGGTAGATGATAGTTATTATGAAAATACGGGTTTAATTGAATATTCCCCTTTTCGCCTAAATTTCGAAATGGATGATGAACTAAGAATACAATTATACACTATCGATGAGGATACCTATGACTATTACTCAGAGTTGAATGATGCGGAGGGTGGGATGATGGGTGGTTCGTCAAACCCTTATAATCCAGAATCAAATTTTGGAACTGAAGTTTTGGGATATTTTGCAGCTTGGTCAATGGTGGAGTATGATACACAGGTAGAGTAA